One genomic segment of Arthrobacter sp. zg-Y1110 includes these proteins:
- a CDS encoding Ku protein, whose product MRAIWKGAIAFGLVNVPVKVYAATEDHDVSLHQVHGKDGGRIRYQRRCEICGEVVEYKDIAKAYDDGEQTVVLTDEDLASLPVEKSREIDVVEFVPSEQVDPILFDRTYYLEPDSKSTKSYVLLRRTLEDTDRTAIVQFSLRQKSRLGALRVRGDVLTLQTLLWEDEVREATFPSLDEKVRISAKELEMSSALVDSFSGDFDPSEFTDDYQEQLKTLIDAKLEQGDSLDTEETFGGESEEDEGGKVLDLMEALRRSVEKNRDKKSGTDSKSTKEDGTKKAPAKTANSKSTKSTAKTRKGA is encoded by the coding sequence ATGAGAGCGATCTGGAAAGGCGCCATTGCGTTTGGGCTGGTCAACGTGCCGGTCAAGGTTTATGCCGCCACCGAGGACCACGACGTCAGCCTTCACCAGGTGCATGGCAAAGACGGCGGACGCATCCGCTACCAGCGCCGCTGCGAGATCTGCGGCGAGGTGGTGGAATACAAGGACATCGCAAAGGCGTACGACGACGGCGAGCAGACGGTGGTCCTTACCGACGAGGATCTGGCGTCCCTTCCCGTGGAGAAAAGCCGGGAAATCGACGTCGTGGAATTCGTGCCCAGCGAGCAGGTGGATCCCATCCTGTTTGACCGGACGTACTATCTGGAGCCGGACTCCAAATCGACAAAGTCCTACGTGCTGCTCCGCCGCACCCTTGAGGACACCGACCGCACGGCTATCGTCCAGTTCTCGCTCCGGCAGAAGAGCCGGCTGGGTGCCCTGCGCGTACGCGGCGACGTGCTGACCCTCCAGACCCTGCTGTGGGAGGACGAGGTCCGGGAGGCCACCTTCCCCTCCCTCGACGAAAAGGTGCGGATTTCCGCCAAGGAGCTGGAGATGTCCTCGGCCCTCGTGGATTCCTTCAGCGGGGACTTCGATCCTTCCGAATTCACCGACGATTACCAGGAGCAACTCAAGACCCTGATCGATGCCAAGCTCGAACAGGGAGACTCGCTCGACACGGAGGAGACCTTCGGCGGAGAATCCGAGGAGGATGAGGGCGGCAAGGTCCTGGACCTCATGGAGGCGCTGCGGCGGAGCGTAGAGAAGAACCGCGACAAAAAGAGCGGCACCGACAGTAAAAGCACCAAGGAGGACGGCACCAAGAAGGCTCCCGCCAAAACCGCGAACTCGAAGAGCACCAAGAGCACAGCCAAAACCCGGAAAGGCGCCTGA
- a CDS encoding thioesterase domain-containing protein has product MDPAPLGPPEKPGTLVFLPGTGQPNPQLADRIREQMAAVPGLSDYRVLPVDWAAAAPDKVSFVPALPPRYVADDPPGVTDTSLALALFGMDLGAADPLKQASSAGAPPARPDAAFLGETLQDLVLGVVTEAGIRHRIRLTDAAGSFFGKVAFYLRHGPAACARIADTLRSTDQDAPVVLFGHSLGSVAAVDLLSSPEANGIRVDLLVTVGSQAPWFYLLDALAYLGPVRGGSGPAVPWLNFWDERDLISFCAERVFAGRDVNVTDSEVDSGKPFPESHTAYFSDPRVYRQLWEHLREARADKPGSGNGTGI; this is encoded by the coding sequence ATGGATCCCGCACCCCTCGGACCACCGGAGAAACCCGGAACGCTGGTTTTCCTGCCGGGCACCGGCCAGCCCAATCCGCAGCTCGCGGACCGGATCCGGGAGCAGATGGCCGCGGTGCCGGGATTGTCCGATTACCGGGTGCTGCCGGTCGATTGGGCCGCCGCCGCACCCGATAAAGTCAGCTTTGTTCCGGCGTTGCCCCCGCGCTATGTGGCCGACGATCCGCCTGGAGTGACCGATACGTCCCTGGCCCTGGCCCTTTTCGGCATGGACCTGGGGGCGGCTGATCCGCTGAAACAGGCCTCCAGTGCCGGCGCCCCGCCGGCACGCCCTGACGCCGCGTTCCTGGGGGAAACGCTGCAGGATCTGGTCCTGGGGGTGGTCACGGAGGCAGGGATCCGGCACCGGATCCGCCTCACGGATGCCGCGGGCAGCTTCTTCGGCAAGGTCGCCTTCTATCTGCGCCACGGTCCGGCCGCCTGCGCCCGCATTGCGGATACCCTGCGCAGCACGGACCAGGACGCGCCTGTCGTGTTGTTCGGCCACAGCCTCGGCTCCGTGGCCGCTGTTGACCTGCTCAGTTCCCCGGAAGCGAACGGCATCCGGGTGGATTTGCTGGTGACCGTGGGCTCGCAGGCGCCGTGGTTCTACCTCCTCGATGCCCTCGCTTATCTCGGACCGGTCCGCGGCGGTTCAGGGCCCGCAGTCCCCTGGTTGAACTTCTGGGACGAGCGCGACCTGATTTCCTTCTGCGCCGAACGCGTGTTTGCCGGCCGGGATGTGAACGTGACCGACAGCGAAGTCGACTCAGGCAAGCCCTTTCCCGAATCCCATACCGCCTATTTTTCCGATCCACGCGTATACCGGCAGCTATGGGAGCATCTGCGGGAGGCACGCGCAGACAAACCCGGCTCTGGCAACGGAACCGGAATCTAG
- a CDS encoding TIGR00266 family protein, with amino-acid sequence MKVEIRHSPAYAVARCFLEPHEAMKVQPGAMMAHSFGVTLTAKADGGFMKGLGKMIGGESFHTTVFTAPAEGGWVDVISESVGDVVSVGVDNATGFRLTKGAWLANDGNLDVGPDASLNGMFSGSGLVVLKVSGKGNLLVSSYGALDVVSLKAGEGFTLDTGHLVGWESSIQMRTRKAAGIFNSLKSGEGLVVDLQGPGDVIMQTRVFSPVAAAAR; translated from the coding sequence GTGAAAGTAGAAATCCGTCACAGCCCGGCATACGCAGTAGCCCGCTGCTTCCTTGAACCCCACGAAGCAATGAAAGTGCAGCCGGGAGCAATGATGGCGCATTCCTTCGGAGTAACGCTCACTGCGAAGGCTGACGGCGGCTTTATGAAGGGCCTGGGGAAAATGATCGGCGGGGAGAGCTTCCACACCACCGTTTTCACCGCCCCCGCCGAGGGCGGCTGGGTCGATGTCATTTCCGAGTCCGTCGGAGACGTGGTTTCCGTCGGGGTGGATAACGCAACGGGCTTCCGCCTGACGAAGGGAGCCTGGCTGGCGAACGACGGGAACCTCGACGTCGGCCCGGATGCCTCCCTGAACGGCATGTTTTCCGGTTCGGGACTCGTTGTGCTGAAGGTCAGCGGCAAGGGCAACCTCCTGGTGTCCTCCTACGGAGCATTGGACGTTGTATCCCTGAAAGCAGGGGAAGGCTTCACTCTGGACACGGGCCACCTCGTGGGCTGGGAGTCGAGCATCCAGATGCGGACGCGCAAGGCGGCCGGCATCTTCAATTCGCTGAAGAGCGGCGAAGGCCTGGTGGTTGATCTGCAGGGGCCCGGCGACGTGATTATGCAGACCCGCGTTTTCAGTCCCGTCGCTGCCGCTGCGCGCTGA
- the soxR gene encoding redox-sensitive transcriptional activator SoxR — MEANISGSGPARVELSVGQVAERSGVSVSALHFYERQGLLSSRRTQGNQRRYDRSVLRRVAVIRAAQQAGIPLAVINKAFAELPPDGVPDQADWQRLSAAWQQELNTRIRHLQALRDRLGGCIGCGCLSLAQCRFVNPDDSGTGTGARAFDI, encoded by the coding sequence GTGGAAGCGAATATATCCGGATCCGGGCCCGCGCGTGTGGAACTGTCCGTGGGGCAGGTGGCCGAGCGCAGCGGCGTCAGCGTCTCGGCGCTGCACTTTTACGAACGTCAGGGCCTGCTCTCCAGCCGGCGGACACAGGGTAACCAGCGGCGCTATGACCGGTCGGTGCTGCGGCGGGTGGCCGTGATCCGCGCGGCGCAGCAGGCGGGCATTCCGCTGGCCGTGATCAACAAGGCTTTCGCCGAGCTGCCTCCGGACGGAGTTCCGGACCAGGCGGACTGGCAGCGGCTTTCTGCCGCCTGGCAGCAGGAACTCAATACCCGCATCCGCCACCTCCAGGCTCTTCGTGACCGGCTCGGCGGCTGCATCGGCTGCGGCTGCCTCTCCTTGGCCCAGTGCCGGTTCGTGAACCCCGACGATTCGGGCACCGGCACCGGTGCCCGGGCATTCGACATCTGA
- a CDS encoding flavin reductase family protein translates to MTRNTALCERNVTDAFKDAFRAHPAGVAIITADGGSGPVGLTASSVSSVSAEPPILSFSLASTHGTAGVIAAAETVVVHLLGAENAGLAALFARQGADRFGSTPTRTLPGGEPLLEEAPVALRCRVDGRIPVGSSILIAATVLEILPGSTEQEPLVYHNRTYHRLGGHSVLGQAGQVASGSGQ, encoded by the coding sequence ATGACGCGGAATACGGCTCTGTGCGAGCGGAATGTAACGGATGCATTCAAGGACGCCTTTCGGGCCCACCCGGCGGGCGTGGCGATCATTACGGCCGACGGCGGCAGCGGCCCCGTGGGCCTGACGGCCTCCTCGGTTTCCTCGGTTTCGGCGGAGCCGCCGATCCTGTCCTTCTCCCTGGCGTCAACCCACGGGACAGCCGGCGTAATAGCCGCGGCAGAGACCGTCGTCGTCCACCTGCTTGGCGCCGAAAATGCCGGACTCGCCGCACTTTTCGCCCGGCAGGGCGCCGACCGGTTCGGCTCCACGCCAACCCGCACGCTGCCCGGCGGCGAACCCCTCCTGGAAGAAGCTCCCGTGGCACTTCGCTGCCGGGTCGACGGCAGGATCCCGGTGGGCAGCTCCATCCTGATTGCGGCCACCGTCCTGGAAATCCTCCCCGGCAGCACGGAGCAGGAGCCGCTGGTCTACCACAACCGGACCTATCACCGCCTGGGCGGGCACTCCGTTCTTGGCCAGGCCGGCCAGGTTGCTTCCGGAAGCGGCCAATAG
- a CDS encoding PLDc N-terminal domain-containing protein, with amino-acid sequence MAKKKLKDLSSGQKKGLGALTGIQFLLAGAALRDLKKRPKEQIRGSRGWWMAACGINFAGPIAYFLFGRRSA; translated from the coding sequence ATGGCAAAGAAAAAACTCAAGGACCTGAGCAGCGGACAGAAAAAGGGCCTCGGAGCCCTGACCGGAATCCAGTTCCTGCTCGCCGGAGCTGCGCTTCGGGATTTGAAGAAGCGCCCGAAGGAGCAGATCCGCGGCAGCCGCGGATGGTGGATGGCTGCGTGCGGCATCAACTTCGCCGGCCCGATCGCCTACTTCCTCTTCGGCCGGCGGTCCGCCTAG
- a CDS encoding pentapeptide repeat-containing protein: protein MVRSRSTGTKPPVLEPVRPQDLSDGAGVPVGSHQEAVAYTGESFAGFELRGAVFSECSLTGVSLDNADLTAARFLESTLENLYAPVFRAARTTFRDVEISNPRLGSAELYGGSWNSVRVDGGKIDFLNLRGCTLTNVLFSNCIIGELDLDGARLNRVAFRDCRIDSLLLGSGGTAVDADLRGSAFRSITGLAGLKGFTVDEEQLVLLAPLLAAQLGLRVED, encoded by the coding sequence ATGGTGCGTTCCCGCAGCACCGGAACCAAACCGCCGGTCCTGGAGCCGGTCCGCCCGCAGGACCTGAGCGACGGTGCCGGCGTCCCGGTGGGCAGCCACCAGGAAGCGGTGGCCTATACCGGAGAATCCTTCGCCGGGTTCGAGCTGCGCGGGGCGGTGTTCTCCGAATGCAGCCTCACCGGAGTGTCCCTGGACAACGCCGACCTCACCGCTGCCCGGTTTCTGGAATCAACCCTGGAAAACCTGTACGCCCCGGTGTTCCGGGCGGCACGGACCACCTTCCGGGACGTGGAGATTTCCAACCCGCGGCTGGGTTCGGCTGAGCTTTACGGCGGAAGCTGGAACTCTGTCCGGGTTGACGGCGGCAAGATCGACTTCCTCAACCTGCGCGGCTGCACGCTGACCAATGTGCTGTTCTCCAACTGCATCATCGGGGAACTGGACCTGGACGGCGCGCGGCTGAACCGGGTGGCATTCCGCGACTGCCGGATCGACTCCCTGCTGCTGGGAAGCGGCGGCACGGCAGTGGATGCAGACCTGCGGGGATCCGCGTTCCGGAGCATCACCGGACTTGCCGGGCTTAAGGGGTTCACCGTGGACGAAGAACAGCTGGTGCTGCTGGCCCCGTTGCTCGCGGCCCAGCTGGGCCTGCGCGTAGAAGACTAG
- a CDS encoding Ig-like domain-containing protein, which yields MQDKKSRKWPIAAAVAAVLVIGGSLGAAFATGRLGPSETGSSPSAGTSASASPSVQAAPVSITTTPADGAVGVNPAELPSVTATNAVINKVILKPEAGGEPVPGVMSGDGAVWTADAPLAFNTRYGMEVVLTDSAGKETTRKQGFETVLPANEANAFMYPQNAASVGVGQPIDITFSEPVTNKDAVEQAIKVTSTSGQTGAFFWITDNRVRYRPEAFWAPNSAITVDMQLFGVDFGNGMIGNFNETRTFNTHNTRLAVVDNNTKTMQVFLDGQLVRTFPVTLGEPTWPSPGGYQVVVSQHEKLPFRAESIGLSPGDPDYYEPFDASWASRLTNSGVFVHQALDGAVGALGRINVSHGCVGMSAEGAKYFYDTFDAGDVVQVLNTEAGPVPVDDGYGDWNIPWDQYAGQP from the coding sequence GTGCAGGACAAGAAGAGCCGTAAATGGCCAATAGCCGCGGCGGTTGCCGCGGTGCTCGTCATCGGCGGAAGTCTCGGCGCAGCCTTCGCCACCGGCCGTCTGGGCCCTTCCGAAACCGGCTCGTCCCCCTCAGCCGGTACATCCGCATCGGCGTCGCCCTCTGTGCAGGCCGCCCCGGTATCCATCACCACCACGCCGGCTGACGGCGCCGTAGGCGTCAACCCCGCTGAACTTCCCTCCGTCACGGCCACCAATGCCGTCATCAACAAGGTCATCCTGAAGCCCGAAGCAGGCGGAGAGCCCGTGCCCGGCGTGATGTCCGGCGACGGAGCCGTCTGGACCGCCGATGCGCCGCTGGCCTTCAACACCCGGTACGGCATGGAAGTGGTGCTCACGGATTCCGCCGGCAAGGAGACCACCCGGAAGCAGGGCTTCGAAACCGTGCTTCCCGCGAATGAAGCCAATGCCTTCATGTATCCGCAGAACGCCGCCAGTGTGGGCGTGGGCCAGCCCATCGACATCACCTTCAGTGAACCGGTCACCAATAAAGACGCAGTGGAACAGGCCATCAAGGTCACCAGCACCTCGGGCCAGACCGGTGCCTTCTTCTGGATCACGGACAACCGGGTCCGCTACCGTCCGGAAGCCTTCTGGGCCCCCAACAGCGCCATCACCGTGGACATGCAGCTGTTCGGCGTCGACTTCGGCAACGGCATGATCGGCAACTTCAACGAAACCCGCACCTTCAACACGCACAACACCCGCCTGGCCGTGGTGGATAACAACACCAAGACCATGCAGGTCTTCCTGGACGGGCAGCTGGTCCGGACCTTCCCCGTCACCCTCGGCGAACCCACATGGCCTTCGCCCGGCGGCTACCAGGTTGTCGTCAGCCAGCACGAGAAGCTGCCCTTCCGCGCCGAAAGCATCGGGCTGTCGCCCGGAGACCCGGACTACTACGAACCGTTCGACGCCTCCTGGGCCAGCCGCCTGACCAACAGCGGCGTCTTTGTCCACCAGGCCCTCGACGGCGCGGTGGGTGCCCTGGGCCGGATCAATGTTTCGCACGGCTGCGTCGGAATGTCCGCCGAGGGTGCCAAGTACTTCTACGACACCTTCGACGCCGGGGACGTGGTGCAGGTGCTGAACACCGAAGCCGGTCCGGTCCCCGTTGACGACGGCTACGGCGACTGGAACATTCCCTGGGACCAGTACGCCGGGCAGCCCTAG
- a CDS encoding SDR family oxidoreductase, whose amino-acid sequence MTESQHILVTGATGYIGGRLVPLLLEDGHRVRVLARSPEKLSDVPWASEVEIVQGDLSDRESAAAAFAGIDTLYFLVHSMASGKGFGGQESDIAHLVADAAAEAGVQRIVYLGGLHPEEGELSPHMKSRTEVGRILLDGEVPAIVYQAGVVIGSGSASFEMIRHLTETLPVMPAPSWVRRSIEPIAVRDVLHYLVRAVDIPAGVNRTFDIGSREVLTYAEIMNGYAEEAGLPRRRIYALPLPAPRLAGHWVSLVTPIPRSMALPLVESLQHDAVAKEHDIDQYLPQPDGGLTDYHDAVKRALGKEKRGEVETTWASASASSDLASDPLPSDPDWAGQTVYVDSRQRRAAVDPAAVWQVIEGVGGRNGWYSLPMAWAIRGVLDKTVGGAGLTRGRRNPTTLFTGDVVDWWRVELLERGTLLRLRAEMRVPGKAWLEMRVDPDGEGGSLYRQRAIYFPKGLGGKLYWWLIAPFHGLIFPSMAKNITRQAARLTTPAAPETV is encoded by the coding sequence ATGACAGAAAGCCAGCACATCCTGGTCACGGGGGCCACCGGCTACATCGGCGGACGGCTCGTCCCGCTGCTGCTTGAGGACGGCCACCGGGTGCGGGTCCTGGCTCGCTCGCCCGAAAAGCTCTCCGATGTGCCCTGGGCGTCCGAGGTCGAAATCGTCCAGGGTGATCTTTCGGACCGGGAATCCGCCGCGGCGGCCTTCGCCGGCATCGACACCCTGTACTTCCTCGTGCACTCGATGGCGTCCGGGAAGGGGTTTGGCGGCCAGGAGTCGGACATCGCCCATTTGGTGGCCGACGCCGCCGCGGAGGCCGGCGTGCAGCGGATCGTCTATCTCGGCGGGCTTCACCCGGAGGAAGGCGAGTTGTCGCCGCACATGAAATCTCGAACCGAGGTGGGCCGGATCCTGCTCGATGGCGAGGTGCCCGCCATTGTGTACCAGGCCGGCGTCGTGATTGGTTCCGGTTCCGCCTCCTTCGAGATGATCCGGCACCTGACGGAAACCCTGCCCGTGATGCCGGCGCCAAGCTGGGTCCGGCGAAGCATCGAACCGATTGCGGTTCGGGACGTCCTGCACTACCTGGTGCGGGCCGTGGACATCCCCGCGGGTGTGAACCGCACGTTCGACATCGGATCACGGGAAGTCCTGACCTACGCGGAAATCATGAACGGATATGCGGAGGAAGCCGGATTGCCCCGGCGCCGCATCTACGCCCTGCCGCTGCCGGCGCCGCGGCTGGCCGGACACTGGGTGTCCCTGGTGACCCCGATCCCGCGTTCGATGGCGCTGCCGCTGGTGGAATCCCTGCAGCACGACGCCGTCGCCAAGGAACACGACATTGATCAATACCTGCCGCAGCCCGACGGCGGGCTGACGGATTACCACGACGCCGTGAAGCGGGCGCTGGGCAAGGAGAAGCGCGGCGAGGTGGAGACCACCTGGGCCAGCGCCTCGGCGTCGTCCGATCTGGCTTCCGACCCGCTGCCCAGCGACCCGGACTGGGCGGGGCAGACGGTGTACGTGGACTCCCGGCAGCGCCGCGCGGCCGTGGACCCGGCCGCGGTCTGGCAGGTCATTGAGGGCGTGGGCGGCCGGAACGGCTGGTATTCGCTGCCCATGGCCTGGGCCATCCGCGGGGTCCTGGACAAAACCGTCGGCGGGGCGGGCCTTACCCGCGGCCGGCGGAACCCCACCACACTGTTCACCGGTGACGTGGTGGACTGGTGGCGGGTGGAGCTGCTGGAGCGCGGCACCCTGCTGCGGCTGCGTGCGGAGATGCGGGTGCCCGGCAAGGCCTGGCTGGAGATGCGCGTGGACCCGGACGGCGAAGGCGGCAGCCTGTACCGGCAGCGGGCCATTTACTTCCCTAAGGGTCTGGGCGGCAAGCTCTACTGGTGGCTCATTGCCCCTTTCCACGGCCTGATCTTTCCCTCCATGGCGAAGAACATCACGCGGCAGGCGGCACGGCTGACAACGCCGGCCGCCCCTGAAACCGTTTAG
- a CDS encoding ATP-dependent DNA ligase, whose product MATGGGKNQETVSVEGHRLRLTNLDKVLYPETETTKADVIAYYAAVAQYMLPHSRNRAATRKRWVHGVGTPEHPGQVFFQKNIEDSAPSWVKRFSIEHKTSTNTYPLVNDLATLTWLAQSAALEIHVPQWQFGPRGKIGNADRMVLDLDPGEGAGLAECAEVARLARAILSDMGLDARPVTSGSKGIHLYAALDGSQSSDDINAVARELARALEADHPDLVVSDMKKTRRVGKVLVDWSQNNGNKTTICPYSLRGRFTPTVAAPRTWKELEDPDLAQLDYLQVMDRVHNGSDPLAGMESGAFEEESLEQATEESGGASDGVRSAGGGVDRLTKYRSMRDAAKTPEPVPEEPSTPSEGNSFVIQEHHARRLHWDFRLEHDGVLVSWALPKGPPATSGKNNLAVQTEDHPLDYGKFEGHIPKGEYGGGDVTIWDHGTYEREKWRDGKEVIAVLHGQPDGGLAREGAADRRYALIRTGSGGDKANNNWLIHLMKSQPKPGEKGKPEAPADGSADAPADAPADAPAAPAAPADAPESPTRSVAAAARTRPATAAAPAKTSSVDVGKVARDAADASVPAVEPMMATLGSRAEINDDDEWAFEMKWDGVRAVVTVTPEGTRLISRNGNDMTAAYPELQDLSAHLNGERAVLDAEIVALNKAGRPDFGLLQPRMHLTKPREIAAAAGRTPVHLMVFDLLWLDGNSLADLTYEQRREILEQAVEPVPDGHLQVPPALDMSMDEAVAASKELGLEGVMAKRRSSTYSPGRRSKNWVKLKNQLTQEVVVVGWRPGQGNRQNKVGSLLVAVPDGVDLKYIGRVGSGLSEKDLATIGPRLKKMSRKTAPLDDVPSADASDAQWVRPALVGEVTFSERTGTGKLRHPVWRGLRPDKKPSDVVVETA is encoded by the coding sequence ATGGCGACAGGCGGAGGAAAAAACCAGGAGACCGTCAGTGTGGAGGGGCACCGCCTCCGCCTGACTAACCTGGACAAGGTGCTTTACCCGGAAACGGAGACCACCAAGGCGGATGTGATTGCCTACTACGCTGCCGTGGCCCAGTACATGCTGCCGCACTCGCGCAATCGCGCGGCCACCCGCAAGCGCTGGGTGCACGGTGTCGGGACGCCCGAGCATCCCGGTCAGGTGTTCTTCCAGAAGAACATCGAGGACTCCGCTCCTTCCTGGGTGAAGCGGTTCTCGATCGAGCACAAAACCTCCACCAATACCTACCCGCTGGTGAATGACCTGGCCACGCTGACCTGGCTGGCCCAGTCCGCGGCCCTCGAAATCCATGTGCCGCAGTGGCAGTTCGGACCGCGGGGCAAAATCGGCAATGCGGACCGGATGGTGCTGGACCTGGACCCCGGCGAAGGGGCGGGGTTGGCCGAATGCGCCGAAGTGGCCCGCCTGGCCCGGGCCATCCTCTCGGACATGGGCCTGGATGCCCGGCCCGTGACCAGCGGCTCCAAGGGCATCCACCTCTACGCGGCGCTGGACGGCAGCCAGAGCTCCGACGATATCAATGCGGTGGCCCGCGAGCTGGCCCGAGCCCTGGAGGCCGACCATCCGGACCTGGTGGTCAGCGACATGAAGAAGACCCGGCGCGTGGGCAAGGTGTTGGTGGACTGGAGCCAGAACAACGGCAACAAGACCACCATTTGCCCCTACTCGCTGCGGGGACGGTTCACTCCCACGGTGGCCGCCCCGCGGACCTGGAAAGAACTCGAGGATCCGGATCTGGCCCAGCTGGATTATCTGCAGGTGATGGACCGCGTCCACAACGGGTCCGATCCGCTGGCTGGAATGGAGAGCGGCGCCTTCGAGGAGGAGTCACTGGAGCAGGCCACGGAGGAATCCGGCGGGGCATCAGATGGGGTCCGGTCCGCGGGCGGCGGCGTGGACCGGCTGACCAAGTACCGGAGCATGCGGGACGCCGCGAAGACGCCGGAACCTGTCCCGGAGGAACCATCCACTCCCTCGGAGGGCAACAGCTTCGTCATCCAGGAGCACCACGCCCGCCGGCTGCACTGGGACTTCCGCCTCGAGCACGACGGCGTGCTGGTGTCCTGGGCGCTGCCCAAGGGGCCGCCGGCCACGTCCGGAAAGAACAACCTGGCCGTGCAGACCGAGGATCATCCGCTGGATTACGGCAAGTTTGAGGGACATATTCCCAAAGGGGAATATGGCGGCGGTGACGTCACCATCTGGGATCACGGCACGTATGAACGGGAAAAATGGCGGGACGGCAAGGAAGTCATCGCGGTGCTGCACGGCCAGCCCGACGGCGGCCTGGCTCGGGAAGGGGCAGCCGACCGGCGCTACGCGCTGATCCGCACCGGCTCGGGCGGTGACAAGGCGAACAACAACTGGCTGATCCACCTTATGAAGAGCCAGCCGAAGCCGGGCGAAAAGGGGAAGCCGGAAGCTCCGGCCGACGGGTCCGCCGACGCTCCCGCCGACGCTCCCGCGGATGCTCCCGCGGCTCCCGCGGCTCCCGCGGATGCGCCGGAATCGCCCACGCGGTCCGTGGCCGCTGCCGCCCGGACACGGCCGGCCACGGCCGCCGCCCCGGCAAAGACGTCATCCGTCGACGTCGGGAAGGTGGCCCGCGACGCGGCAGACGCCTCGGTGCCCGCCGTCGAGCCGATGATGGCAACGCTCGGCAGCCGGGCCGAGATCAACGACGACGACGAGTGGGCCTTCGAGATGAAATGGGACGGGGTACGCGCCGTCGTCACGGTGACGCCGGAAGGCACCCGGCTGATCTCCCGCAACGGCAATGACATGACCGCCGCTTATCCGGAACTGCAGGACCTCAGTGCGCACCTCAACGGGGAGCGTGCCGTGCTGGACGCCGAAATCGTCGCGCTGAACAAGGCCGGCCGCCCGGACTTCGGCCTGCTGCAGCCCCGCATGCACCTGACCAAGCCGCGGGAAATCGCCGCTGCCGCCGGACGGACGCCGGTGCACCTGATGGTCTTTGACCTGCTCTGGCTGGACGGGAACTCGCTGGCGGACCTCACCTACGAACAGCGCCGGGAGATCCTCGAGCAGGCCGTCGAGCCCGTCCCCGACGGGCACCTCCAGGTTCCGCCCGCGCTGGACATGTCCATGGACGAGGCGGTGGCAGCCAGCAAGGAACTGGGGCTGGAAGGCGTGATGGCCAAACGCCGCAGCAGCACCTATTCCCCCGGCCGGCGTTCCAAGAACTGGGTGAAGCTGAAGAACCAGCTGACCCAGGAGGTAGTGGTGGTGGGCTGGCGGCCGGGGCAGGGAAACCGGCAGAACAAGGTCGGTTCCCTCCTGGTTGCAGTTCCGGACGGGGTGGACCTGAAATACATCGGACGGGTGGGGTCCGGCCTGAGCGAGAAGGACCTCGCGACCATCGGTCCGCGCCTGAAGAAAATGTCCCGCAAGACGGCGCCGCTGGACGATGTGCCCTCTGCCGATGCCTCCGATGCCCAATGGGTGCGGCCGGCGCTGGTGGGTGAAGTGACCTTCTCCGAACGCACCGGCACCGGAAAACTGCGCCATCCCGTCTGGCGCGGCCTGCGCCCGGACAAGAAACCGTCCGACGTCGTGGTGGAGACCGCCTAG